In Rhodococcus rhodochrous, a single genomic region encodes these proteins:
- a CDS encoding UDP-glucose dehydrogenase family protein — protein sequence MNCRIAVFGTGYLGATHAACMAELGHEVIGVDVDPGKLAKLEGGEVPFYEPGLEDVLKRNIENGRLRFTSSYDEAAEFADIHFIGVGTPQKRGEFAADLRFVDSVIETLAPKLSKPAVIFGKSTVPVGTAKRLGERARQLAPAGSEVEVAWNPEFLREGFAVQDTLHPDRMVLGIDGENPGRAESVAREVYATLLGEGIPLIVTDLATAELVKTAANAFLATKISFINAMAEVCDAAGADVSVLADAIGKDARIGRRFLNAGIGFGGGCLPKDIRAFMARAGELGADQALTFLREVDNINMRSRTRMVDLARELVGGSLIGSRVAVLGAAFKPDSDDVRDSPALNIAGQIQLQGASVSVYDPKAIENSRALFPTLNYAPSAADACSGADIVLVLTEWQEFRDLDPNSLRKCVRVPSILDGRNCLDASRWRAAGWNYRGLGRR from the coding sequence ATGAACTGCCGTATCGCAGTATTTGGAACCGGGTACCTGGGTGCCACCCACGCTGCATGCATGGCCGAACTTGGCCACGAAGTCATCGGTGTGGACGTGGATCCCGGGAAGCTCGCCAAGCTTGAGGGCGGCGAAGTTCCCTTCTACGAACCAGGCCTCGAAGATGTCTTGAAGCGAAATATCGAGAACGGACGCCTGCGTTTTACCTCGTCTTATGACGAGGCGGCGGAATTCGCCGACATTCACTTTATCGGCGTCGGCACACCTCAAAAGCGGGGCGAATTCGCTGCCGATTTACGATTCGTTGATTCAGTTATTGAGACTTTGGCTCCCAAGCTGTCCAAGCCCGCAGTTATATTCGGGAAGTCCACCGTCCCGGTCGGAACAGCCAAGCGACTCGGCGAACGAGCCAGGCAACTGGCACCGGCAGGAAGCGAAGTAGAGGTCGCGTGGAATCCTGAATTCTTGCGGGAAGGTTTCGCTGTACAGGACACATTGCATCCGGATCGGATGGTTCTTGGGATCGACGGTGAGAATCCTGGACGCGCAGAATCCGTTGCTCGTGAAGTGTACGCGACGTTGTTGGGCGAAGGGATCCCGCTCATTGTCACTGACCTGGCAACTGCGGAGTTGGTAAAGACGGCAGCAAATGCATTCCTGGCTACGAAGATCTCGTTCATCAACGCGATGGCCGAAGTTTGCGATGCCGCCGGAGCCGACGTTTCCGTGCTCGCCGACGCTATTGGTAAAGATGCCCGTATCGGGCGTCGCTTTCTAAATGCGGGTATTGGTTTTGGCGGAGGATGTCTCCCGAAAGATATCCGTGCATTCATGGCACGAGCTGGTGAACTCGGTGCAGACCAAGCTTTGACCTTCTTGAGGGAGGTTGACAATATCAATATGCGCAGTCGAACTCGAATGGTGGACCTTGCGCGTGAATTGGTCGGGGGATCTCTTATCGGATCGCGAGTAGCAGTGCTGGGGGCAGCATTCAAGCCGGATTCGGACGACGTCCGGGACTCTCCTGCTCTTAATATCGCGGGACAAATTCAACTTCAAGGCGCGTCAGTAAGTGTGTACGACCCTAAAGCAATCGAGAACTCACGCGCGTTATTCCCGACTTTGAATTACGCCCCGAGCGCAGCTGACGCTTGTTCAGGTGCCGATATTGTCTTGGTGCTCACAGAATGGCAGGAGTTCCGCGACCTCGATCCGAATTCGCTTCGGAAGTGCGTACGTGTGCCTTCTATTTTGGACGGACGCAACTGCCTTGACGCATCGAGGTGGAGAGCGGCGGGTTGGAACTATCGCGGACTCGGACGTCGGTAG
- a CDS encoding IS4 family transposase, translating to MPRSGWVKPESDHRLSDLVSVGLLTRVFPAEVVDEVIAAAGRTEQRSRALPARVMAYFSIGMALYAQESYEDVFAALTDGLSWTSGWSQSWTPPSKSGIFQARSRLGHEPVRDLFTRVARPLADRETPGSWLAGRRLVAIDGTCLDLPDTPVNAEYFGRPGSGRGEKSAYPQARVVAVAECGTHAMFDAEVGPCTTSEVAMAREVIDRLQPGVVLLADRYFYGFDLWARAAATGADLLRRVKTNLRPTHVQTLADGSWLAEITASGPGRSAKQPLTVRVIEYALDDGRENPEQYRLLTTILDPEQATATDLAFAYAQRWEVENTFDELKTHQRGPRAVLRSQSPELVLQEIWGHLCCHYAIRTLMVDAARAGGHDPDRMSFVAALRVTRRSLSHSAFPALPTWRGSGVTDRNRVGD from the coding sequence GTGCCGCGTAGTGGATGGGTGAAGCCGGAGTCGGATCATCGGTTGTCGGATCTGGTGTCGGTAGGGTTGTTGACCAGGGTGTTTCCTGCCGAGGTGGTCGACGAGGTGATCGCGGCGGCGGGGCGTACCGAGCAGCGGAGTCGGGCATTGCCGGCACGGGTGATGGCGTACTTCTCGATCGGGATGGCCCTGTATGCGCAGGAGTCCTACGAGGATGTGTTCGCGGCACTGACCGATGGATTGTCGTGGACTTCCGGGTGGTCGCAGTCATGGACTCCGCCGTCGAAATCAGGGATTTTCCAAGCTCGTTCACGGCTCGGTCACGAGCCGGTGCGGGATCTGTTCACCCGGGTTGCTCGCCCGCTCGCGGACCGCGAGACCCCCGGGTCCTGGCTGGCAGGGCGTCGGCTCGTGGCGATCGACGGTACCTGCCTGGATCTGCCCGACACGCCGGTCAACGCGGAGTACTTCGGTCGGCCGGGTTCGGGCCGGGGCGAGAAGTCCGCCTATCCGCAGGCCCGTGTCGTGGCGGTCGCCGAATGCGGCACCCACGCGATGTTCGACGCAGAGGTCGGGCCCTGCACCACCTCGGAGGTCGCGATGGCCCGCGAGGTGATCGACCGGCTGCAACCGGGCGTGGTGCTGCTCGCCGACCGGTACTTCTACGGGTTCGACCTGTGGGCCCGGGCCGCCGCGACGGGCGCGGACCTGCTGCGGCGGGTCAAGACGAATCTGCGGCCCACGCATGTGCAGACCCTGGCGGACGGGTCGTGGCTCGCCGAGATCACCGCGTCGGGGCCGGGCCGGAGCGCGAAGCAGCCACTGACGGTACGGGTGATCGAATACGCGCTCGACGACGGCCGCGAGAACCCCGAGCAGTACCGGCTGCTCACGACGATCCTCGATCCGGAGCAGGCCACCGCGACCGATCTCGCCTTCGCCTATGCGCAGCGGTGGGAGGTCGAGAACACCTTCGACGAACTGAAAACCCATCAGCGGGGCCCGCGGGCGGTGCTGCGTTCGCAGTCTCCCGAGTTGGTACTGCAAGAGATCTGGGGGCATCTGTGTTGCCACTACGCGATCCGCACCCTGATGGTCGATGCCGCCCGCGCCGGGGGCCACGACCCGGACCGGATGTCCTTCGTCGCTGCCTTGCGGGTCACCCGCCGATCGCTGTCGCACAGCGCTTTTCCGGCTCTTCCGACTTGGCGGGGGTCTGGTGTGACCGATCGGAATCGTGTCGGTGATTGA
- a CDS encoding DUF4012 domain-containing protein, with translation MNDVTGESVSPEPGRRRVRRRLSDEEIGAQRRKRRRVQIGCGVGALVVIGFIGWLGYEGLQAKSNLEKAQGFATQAKDALLAGDNDKARIAAGDADRYAQDAQSSVDSVPWRIAGAVPFLGSPFDSTRQMTTIVSGLTEQVLLPAVDAGSAVSPDQLILDGARINLAALRDAAPVLETTSAAITDLDEQAQNVDSTWLGLIDDARVDLQEQVSELSGLLNNTSLAAQIAPAMLGADGPRSYFIGFQTNAEARGTGGLLGGFGVVRAADGAVAVDDLSRRDFQLPYEPIDLGRDFNQAYGASSPTTRAVNSNVSSHFPYAAQIWQSMWRQETGEEVDGAIATDPVALSYILEAVGPITMPDGEKITADNVVELTEATAYKRFADDNDARKRYLETIAARVVDRMTGSISNPRALLEGLGRAASERRIAVWSANQDEQTVLETTPLAHAVPETDAPYAGVVINNLGGNKLDYYLQRQIEYRAEECNGDRRASQVTVRLTNALPEGDYTTYVAGMFDNPIGAPFGTNLTDLALLSTNGSDLRKVTVDGKPVFTYKGTERGHPMFNVQVPIPRGQTVEVKFELDEPIARGSALVPIQPLVDTPDVIVAVPECH, from the coding sequence GTGAACGATGTTACCGGTGAGTCAGTTTCGCCTGAACCGGGCCGACGCAGGGTGCGCAGGCGCCTGTCCGACGAGGAGATCGGAGCTCAGCGCAGGAAGCGCCGGCGCGTGCAGATCGGCTGCGGCGTAGGCGCACTCGTTGTCATCGGATTCATCGGCTGGCTGGGTTACGAAGGCCTGCAGGCGAAGTCGAACCTGGAGAAGGCGCAGGGCTTCGCGACGCAGGCGAAAGACGCACTGCTCGCGGGCGATAACGACAAGGCACGCATCGCAGCGGGCGACGCGGACCGCTACGCCCAGGACGCCCAGAGTTCGGTCGACTCGGTGCCGTGGCGTATTGCCGGCGCCGTTCCATTCTTGGGGAGCCCGTTCGATTCCACTCGCCAGATGACCACCATTGTGAGTGGTCTCACAGAGCAGGTTCTCCTCCCCGCGGTCGACGCAGGCAGCGCCGTGTCCCCGGATCAGCTGATCTTGGATGGCGCACGAATCAATCTTGCGGCCCTCCGCGATGCTGCGCCCGTCCTCGAGACGACCTCTGCGGCGATCACCGACCTCGACGAGCAGGCCCAGAACGTCGACAGCACATGGCTCGGGCTGATCGACGACGCGCGGGTCGACCTGCAGGAGCAGGTGTCCGAGTTGTCCGGACTACTGAACAACACCTCGCTCGCGGCGCAGATCGCGCCGGCAATGCTCGGCGCGGACGGTCCACGCAGTTATTTCATCGGTTTTCAAACCAACGCCGAAGCACGCGGCACTGGCGGCTTGCTCGGCGGCTTCGGTGTCGTGCGGGCCGCCGATGGAGCGGTAGCAGTGGACGACCTGTCCCGGCGCGACTTCCAACTGCCATATGAACCGATTGACCTGGGTCGCGATTTCAACCAGGCCTACGGCGCGAGCTCACCAACGACCCGAGCGGTAAATAGCAACGTCAGCTCGCACTTCCCTTACGCGGCCCAGATCTGGCAATCGATGTGGCGACAGGAAACTGGCGAGGAAGTCGATGGCGCGATCGCCACAGACCCCGTAGCGCTGAGTTACATCCTTGAAGCTGTCGGCCCTATCACCATGCCGGACGGGGAGAAGATTACTGCTGACAACGTTGTTGAGCTTACGGAAGCCACAGCCTACAAACGCTTTGCAGACGACAACGATGCGCGGAAGCGCTACCTCGAAACAATTGCTGCGCGGGTGGTCGACCGCATGACTGGAAGCATCTCGAACCCTCGCGCACTTCTGGAGGGACTTGGGCGAGCCGCCAGCGAGCGTCGCATCGCTGTGTGGAGTGCCAACCAGGACGAACAGACCGTCCTAGAAACCACGCCGTTGGCCCACGCGGTTCCAGAAACCGACGCTCCGTACGCAGGCGTAGTCATCAATAACCTTGGTGGCAATAAGCTCGATTACTACCTACAGCGTCAAATCGAATACCGCGCCGAGGAATGCAATGGCGACCGTCGCGCATCTCAAGTTACGGTACGTCTCACAAACGCCTTACCCGAGGGCGATTACACGACTTACGTAGCAGGTATGTTCGACAACCCCATCGGAGCACCGTTCGGCACCAATCTCACGGATCTCGCATTGCTTTCGACGAACGGGTCTGACCTGAGAAAGGTCACCGTCGATGGGAAGCCTGTATTCACATACAAGGGAACTGAACGAGGTCACCCCATGTTCAACGTGCAGGTCCCCATTCCGCGAGGGCAAACAGTAGAAGTCAAATTTGAGCTGGACGAACCCATCGCTCGCGGGAGTGCCCTTGTTCCCATCCAGCCACTGGTGGATACGCCTGACGTCATTGTCGCCGTGCCCGAGTGCCACTAA
- a CDS encoding glycosyltransferase: MNPQITVLSTADFHSSVWTNKQYMAVGLARRTNVTYIESMGLRAPTISRADIARVISRVTKDSGSKSLSSQSELPESLEIVSPQVLPFHKFGPIRYANQTLIRKRLLPKLKTGENSVLWTFSPLTYGLENHFSKVVYHSVDLLHTLPGVPESTLLTAEEFLLRRADHVLASSQGVAEHLRTVRTDVQLWQNVADVERFKVHQRSERERSVVFAGNITPTKIDFSLLRSVAELGEKLKLAGPVNIDGVAADRELDGLLKMPNVDYLGNLTLDELAEVFGQSRVGLIPYHQNDYTRGVFPLKVYEYMGAGLNVVSTPLASLVANPPEGVNIGSHDQFAALVEQAIDTWGPETADAQSARAAGHSWSGRIEQAWELITAPGAKLG; this comes from the coding sequence ATGAACCCGCAGATCACCGTCCTTTCTACAGCCGACTTTCATAGTTCCGTGTGGACTAACAAGCAGTACATGGCTGTTGGTCTTGCTCGACGCACGAATGTTACATATATCGAGTCCATGGGATTGCGAGCACCAACAATTTCCCGTGCAGATATTGCACGTGTAATTTCTCGTGTCACGAAAGACTCGGGTTCTAAATCGTTGTCCTCTCAGTCAGAATTGCCGGAATCGCTTGAGATTGTTTCTCCTCAAGTCTTGCCATTCCACAAATTTGGTCCGATTCGCTACGCGAACCAGACTCTGATTCGAAAGCGACTTCTTCCGAAGCTCAAGACCGGGGAGAACTCGGTACTTTGGACGTTTTCTCCGTTGACGTACGGACTGGAGAACCATTTCTCAAAGGTCGTCTACCATTCAGTGGATCTATTGCACACCCTTCCAGGGGTGCCCGAAAGTACTTTGCTTACTGCTGAGGAATTCCTTCTCCGCAGGGCAGATCATGTTCTGGCGAGTAGCCAAGGTGTCGCTGAGCACCTGAGGACGGTCCGCACCGACGTGCAGCTTTGGCAGAACGTTGCCGACGTGGAGCGGTTTAAGGTCCACCAGCGGTCGGAACGTGAGCGTAGCGTGGTGTTCGCAGGCAATATTACGCCGACCAAGATTGATTTCTCCTTGCTGCGCTCTGTCGCAGAGTTGGGTGAAAAATTGAAACTTGCCGGCCCTGTCAACATCGATGGCGTGGCGGCGGACCGAGAACTAGATGGACTCTTGAAGATGCCCAATGTGGACTATCTCGGTAATCTTACGCTCGATGAGTTGGCTGAGGTCTTCGGTCAGTCGAGGGTCGGACTAATTCCCTACCACCAGAACGATTACACACGTGGGGTATTTCCATTGAAGGTGTATGAATATATGGGTGCGGGATTGAACGTTGTAAGTACCCCTCTCGCAAGCTTGGTCGCGAACCCGCCAGAAGGCGTGAACATTGGTAGCCACGACCAGTTCGCTGCGCTTGTCGAGCAGGCAATCGACACGTGGGGTCCAGAAACGGCAGACGCGCAGAGCGCGCGCGCAGCAGGACACTCTTGGTCGGGCCGGATCGAACAAGCCTGGGAGCTAATTACTGCACCTGGGGCAAAGCTTGGCTAG
- a CDS encoding sugar transferase — MTAIGEADHDTPDARVADNANSVRGQYQPSRATSRRKWQQSYISRLIWSDAIVVMLAVLVAHSVRFGQNDLLMTEPVSEVNYALISAGLVGLWLVTLALFRTRSRRVIGAGHGEYQRVVSSTARLFGFIAIIALVFRLDLARGYLAIALPVGLAGLLLSRWLWRKVIARKRARGEFCTSVLVVGGARAVRHMTRTFARKDGEGYRVVGVCVPRYSGAAGDVIDVDGREITIYGDEHSVVEALKLSGADTVVVTATETLGSEGLHDLIWQLEPLDTDLVVATGVVDVAGPRIEMRPVAGLPLIHVEKPSYHGAKRSGKRIFDLIFAGAALVALAPVFAVVALLIKLEDRGPVFYKAERIGIDGTPFGMIKFRSMVTNADTMVETLLAQNEGAGPLFKMKDDPRVTRVGKVMRRFSIDELPQFLNVIRGEMSVVGPRPPLRREVEAYDGRVKRRLLVRPGVTGLWQVSGRSDLSWDESVRLDLSYVENWSMISDVLIIGKTVNAVLASDGAY; from the coding sequence ATGACTGCCATCGGGGAGGCAGATCACGACACCCCCGATGCGCGTGTAGCGGATAACGCCAATTCTGTTCGGGGACAGTATCAACCATCGCGCGCGACGAGCCGTCGAAAGTGGCAACAGTCCTACATCAGTCGGTTGATCTGGTCCGATGCGATTGTTGTCATGCTTGCCGTTCTCGTAGCGCACAGCGTCCGCTTCGGTCAGAACGACCTGTTGATGACCGAGCCGGTGTCCGAGGTCAATTACGCGCTGATCTCGGCAGGGCTCGTCGGTCTCTGGTTGGTCACACTCGCACTATTTCGTACTCGATCCCGTCGGGTCATTGGCGCTGGGCATGGCGAGTATCAGCGCGTCGTTTCGAGTACGGCTCGGCTCTTCGGGTTCATTGCAATCATCGCCCTGGTATTCCGCTTGGATCTGGCGCGTGGATACTTGGCTATCGCTCTGCCGGTAGGTCTTGCCGGTCTGTTGCTGTCGCGGTGGTTGTGGCGGAAGGTGATCGCGCGCAAGCGTGCCCGCGGTGAGTTCTGTACCTCGGTGCTGGTCGTCGGTGGGGCGCGGGCAGTGCGGCACATGACGCGCACCTTCGCCCGCAAGGACGGCGAAGGCTACCGCGTCGTCGGTGTGTGCGTGCCCCGCTATTCGGGTGCCGCCGGTGACGTCATCGATGTCGACGGCCGGGAGATCACCATCTACGGCGACGAACACTCCGTCGTCGAAGCACTCAAGTTGTCCGGGGCGGACACAGTGGTGGTCACCGCCACCGAAACCCTGGGCAGCGAGGGCCTGCACGATCTGATCTGGCAGCTCGAACCGCTCGACACCGACCTGGTCGTCGCCACGGGCGTGGTCGATGTCGCGGGTCCGCGCATCGAGATGCGCCCGGTCGCCGGTCTGCCGCTCATCCATGTGGAAAAGCCGAGCTATCACGGGGCGAAGCGGTCAGGGAAGCGGATCTTCGATCTGATCTTCGCCGGCGCGGCGCTGGTGGCGTTGGCGCCGGTGTTCGCGGTCGTCGCCCTGTTGATCAAGTTGGAGGATCGGGGTCCGGTCTTCTACAAGGCCGAGCGCATCGGCATCGACGGCACGCCCTTCGGGATGATCAAGTTCCGGTCGATGGTGACCAATGCCGACACGATGGTCGAGACGTTGTTGGCGCAGAACGAGGGCGCCGGTCCGCTGTTCAAGATGAAGGACGACCCGCGGGTCACGCGCGTGGGTAAGGTGATGCGCCGGTTCAGCATCGACGAGTTGCCGCAGTTCCTCAACGTCATTCGCGGGGAGATGAGTGTGGTGGGTCCGCGTCCGCCGCTGCGGCGTGAGGTCGAGGCCTACGACGGTCGGGTCAAGCGTCGTCTGCTCGTGCGCCCGGGTGTGACCGGTCTGTGGCAGGTCAGTGGTCGCTCGGATCTGTCGTGGGACGAGTCGGTGCGGCTGGATCTGTCGTATGTGGAGAACTGGTCGATGATCTCGGATGTGCTGATCATCGGTAAGACCGTCAACGCAGTCCTCGCCAGCGACGGCGCCTACTGA
- a CDS encoding acyltransferase: MTLADKAREVLWREAGDHHSVLWLFVVNDILGSFIFPARVRTQLLRLFLPGIHRRAIVRAHVIFKSKNVQIGAGSVVSYRVMFDTREGIKIGDNVSIGADARFLTSDHDISDPKRRSGKGWGAPINIGDGCRIAVGSTVLPGANIGAGAVVAATSLVRGELEAHSLYAGTPATKKRDLPQSPIVESA; this comes from the coding sequence GTGACCCTCGCTGACAAAGCTCGCGAAGTTCTATGGCGAGAAGCTGGCGACCATCATTCGGTGCTGTGGCTTTTCGTTGTCAACGACATCCTAGGTTCGTTCATATTCCCAGCACGAGTGCGTACGCAACTGCTCCGGTTGTTCCTCCCGGGAATTCATCGGCGCGCAATAGTTCGGGCACATGTGATTTTCAAGTCTAAGAATGTGCAGATCGGAGCAGGATCGGTTGTCTCCTATCGCGTCATGTTCGATACGCGCGAAGGCATAAAGATCGGCGATAACGTCTCAATCGGTGCCGATGCACGGTTTCTTACGTCCGATCACGACATCTCCGATCCGAAGCGGCGGTCCGGTAAGGGGTGGGGCGCACCAATCAACATCGGAGACGGGTGCCGAATTGCTGTGGGGTCCACTGTCCTACCTGGTGCAAACATCGGCGCCGGAGCCGTGGTTGCTGCAACGTCCCTCGTTCGCGGAGAGCTGGAGGCTCATTCTCTCTATGCAGGAACACCAGCCACCAAGAAGCGAGACCTTCCGCAATCTCCCATCGTTGAGTCCGCATAG
- a CDS encoding glycosyltransferase — translation MSGAIIHEWIEATGGAEKVVDSFVEMMPTLPLLCLWNDAPDRFPAADVKESILARTPLRKSKAAALPLMPAVWRSWKNDNVEWALISSHLFAHHLRFRGRAEIDRFIYVHTPARYLWTPELDARGASPLVRMAAPALRSLDRRRAQEGGNFAANSNFVARRIEDFWGVEATTIYPPVDVDRIKESREVDHAWTEAEKDILQSLPSQFLFCASRMVPYKRMDAAITAGSLSNTPVVIAGDGPDRARLEHIAEDANVSVIFVGRVSDEMLYLLYQRCSAFIFVGVEDFGIVPVEAMAAGAPVVGNRIGGVAETVVDGETGALCNPDDPADFRDAVERAVNCSSVATRSRAELFSAENFKENIKSWVGADRINSANRVDSRAA, via the coding sequence ATGAGTGGAGCTATCATTCACGAATGGATCGAAGCCACTGGAGGCGCAGAAAAGGTCGTCGACTCGTTTGTTGAAATGATGCCGACCCTGCCTCTGCTGTGTCTGTGGAATGATGCACCCGACCGATTTCCCGCCGCTGATGTAAAAGAAAGCATTTTGGCGCGTACTCCCCTGCGAAAGAGCAAGGCAGCAGCGCTTCCTTTGATGCCGGCAGTGTGGCGCTCCTGGAAGAACGACAACGTCGAATGGGCGCTCATCAGCTCTCACCTGTTCGCCCACCACCTACGTTTCCGTGGGCGTGCCGAGATTGATCGGTTTATTTACGTTCATACGCCGGCTCGGTATTTATGGACTCCGGAGTTGGACGCGCGGGGAGCGTCGCCCCTCGTCAGGATGGCAGCCCCCGCGTTGCGGTCCCTGGACCGAAGGCGAGCGCAAGAGGGCGGGAACTTTGCGGCGAACAGCAACTTTGTGGCACGCCGTATCGAAGATTTTTGGGGCGTGGAAGCGACGACAATATATCCACCTGTCGACGTCGATCGGATTAAAGAATCACGAGAAGTAGATCACGCGTGGACTGAGGCGGAGAAGGACATCCTCCAGTCATTGCCGAGCCAATTCCTGTTCTGCGCCTCCAGGATGGTTCCGTATAAGCGAATGGACGCCGCTATAACGGCGGGAAGCTTGAGTAACACTCCTGTAGTAATTGCGGGCGACGGTCCGGATCGTGCGCGACTGGAACACATAGCGGAGGACGCGAATGTATCGGTCATCTTCGTCGGCCGCGTGAGCGACGAAATGCTTTATCTCCTCTATCAGCGGTGCTCAGCTTTTATCTTTGTCGGAGTTGAGGACTTCGGCATCGTGCCAGTCGAGGCGATGGCCGCCGGCGCTCCCGTTGTAGGAAACCGGATCGGTGGTGTAGCGGAAACCGTAGTGGATGGGGAAACGGGTGCACTCTGCAATCCGGACGATCCGGCAGACTTCCGGGATGCTGTTGAGCGGGCAGTGAACTGCTCCAGCGTGGCAACTAGATCCCGTGCTGAGTTGTTCTCCGCGGAAAATTTCAAGGAGAATATTAAATCTTGGGTGGGAGCGGATCGCATTAACAGCGCCAATCGAGTCGACAGTAGGGCCGCATGA
- a CDS encoding IS5 family transposase (programmed frameshift) yields the protein MVDALSSRLVPDALWEIVEPLLPGFRARPQGGGRAAIDDRAVFTAIVYVLTSGCAWRHLPSSFGVSVPTAHRRFTTWVRAGVFDELHRRVLDRLGAGGDLDWSAAILDAAHVRAKRGSLTGPSPVDRGKNGSKIHILSDADGIPLVTAVTSANTHDSVMLQPMVAAIPAVRSPRGPRRRRPGRLRADKGYDYPVHRRWLRARGIVPRIARRGVDSSERLGRYRWKIERTLAWLSGYRRLTMRYERHGENFASFLQLAAALTCFKKLTK from the exons GTGGTCGATGCGTTGTCTTCCCGGCTGGTACCGGATGCGTTGTGGGAGATCGTCGAACCGTTGCTGCCCGGATTCCGGGCGCGGCCCCAAGGCGGCGGCCGGGCGGCGATCGATGATCGGGCGGTGTTCACCGCGATCGTCTACGTGCTCACCAGCGGCTGTGCCTGGCGGCACCTGCCATCGTCGTTCGGGGTCAGCGTTCCGACCGCACACCGCCGCTTCACCACCTGGGTTCGGGCCGGGGTGTTCGACGAGCTGCACCGCCGGGTCCTCGATCGGCTCGGTGCCGGTGGGGACCTGGACTGGTCCGCCGCGATCCTGGACGCAGCGCACGTGCGGGCGAAAAGG GGCTCTCTGACCGGTCCCAGCCCGGTCGATCGAGGCAAGAACGGCTCGAAGATCCACATCCTCTCCGATGCCGACGGCATTCCCCTCGTCACGGCGGTGACCTCGGCGAACACCCACGACAGTGTCATGCTGCAACCCATGGTCGCTGCGATTCCGGCGGTGCGCTCACCTCGCGGTCCGCGGCGCCGCCGACCCGGCCGGTTGCGGGCGGACAAGGGTTACGACTATCCCGTGCACCGCCGGTGGCTGCGGGCCCGGGGCATCGTTCCGCGGATCGCCCGCCGCGGCGTCGACAGCAGCGAACGCCTCGGCCGTTACCGGTGGAAGATCGAACGCACCCTGGCTTGGCTGAGCGGCTATCGCCGGCTGACGATGCGCTACGAACGTCACGGTGAGAACTTTGCTTCCTTTCTCCAACTCGCCGCTGCGCTGACCTGCTTCAAGAAACTCACCAAATGA
- a CDS encoding glycosyltransferase family 4 protein yields MASSETPGGAEQYLYRLYAELKSSWSVEARLIGSLPDWTPDLGECVEAGVTPKLTRRSPLVKQGIDAALSVRETLRAIDEFGPDLVHVQYFKEKLTLPRALSRRGIPVMWTEHGPIPDNLPVVGRKIYAWQAQKCSVVAISQGVEASLRESGISSVLINNPFVGGADFNRAEDAGSGYVLFAGRLHEYKRVDLLLAAAARLKHIEFVIAGDGPDRTRLEGLAPANVRFLGNVAAMSSVYAGAGLVVIPSGRKAREGSPMVMLEARSGGVDVLMARDCHAADEAASLGCYLFDPDADALAEGIAQALSSAPRELPSDALSARSLSAWAEQHRKVMESAVGVIGS; encoded by the coding sequence GTGGCTAGTTCGGAGACCCCCGGAGGGGCCGAGCAGTATTTATACAGGCTCTACGCCGAATTGAAGTCCAGTTGGAGCGTCGAAGCACGGTTGATCGGTTCCCTTCCAGATTGGACGCCCGATCTAGGTGAGTGTGTTGAAGCGGGCGTGACACCAAAACTGACCCGACGGTCGCCTTTGGTCAAGCAGGGGATCGATGCGGCTCTTTCCGTGAGGGAGACGCTTCGAGCGATCGATGAGTTTGGTCCCGATCTCGTTCATGTCCAGTATTTCAAGGAAAAGCTGACCCTTCCCCGTGCGCTATCTAGACGAGGGATTCCGGTGATGTGGACGGAACACGGTCCTATTCCTGACAACCTTCCTGTTGTGGGACGAAAGATTTACGCATGGCAAGCGCAGAAATGCTCGGTTGTGGCTATCAGTCAGGGTGTTGAGGCGTCGCTGCGGGAGTCGGGTATATCTTCTGTGCTGATAAATAATCCGTTTGTTGGAGGAGCGGATTTCAACCGGGCCGAAGACGCCGGGAGTGGCTATGTTCTCTTTGCGGGTCGTCTGCACGAGTATAAGCGTGTCGATTTGCTGCTCGCTGCGGCAGCCAGACTTAAGCACATCGAATTCGTAATCGCTGGAGACGGGCCGGATCGAACTCGCTTGGAAGGTCTCGCTCCGGCGAATGTGAGATTCTTGGGCAATGTAGCTGCCATGTCCTCTGTCTACGCAGGTGCGGGACTCGTTGTCATTCCGTCAGGAAGAAAAGCACGTGAGGGCTCCCCTATGGTGATGCTCGAGGCCCGATCTGGCGGTGTTGATGTGTTGATGGCTCGCGACTGTCATGCGGCGGACGAGGCTGCGTCGCTGGGTTGCTACCTTTTTGATCCCGACGCGGATGCGCTCGCCGAGGGGATTGCGCAGGCACTGTCGAGTGCTCCCAGGGAGCTGCCGTCGGACGCGCTTAGTGCCAGGTCGTTGTCTGCGTGGGCTGAGCAACATCGAAAGGTTATGGAGTCGGCAGTGGGCGTCATTGGGTCCTGA